The following DNA comes from Micromonospora chokoriensis.
CGAGATGGACGTCCAGGGACACACCATCGCGTACACCTGGCCCGGTCGGCTTCCGAAGCCGGTGCTCGACGGTCCGCGCGCCCTCTACCCGGAGGTCCGACCCGGGGTGGACCTGCTCCTCGTCGCGCGCGACGACGGCGGCTTCGCGCAGCTGCTGATCGTCAAGAACCGTGCGGCCGCCACCATCCAGGCGGTCAGCACCCTCACCTACGGACTGCGGTCCGACTCGGTGGTCTTCCGCCGGGACGCGACGACCGGCGGTGTCCAGGCCCTCGACAAGGTCAGCGGTGACGAGGTCAGCTCCATCCCCAGCCCCTTCGCCTGGGACTCCGCGGGACGCGACCCCGAGGCACCCGCCAGCGCCCCCCGTACCGCCGTAGCCACGCCCGCCGACGTGCTGAAGCTGTCCGGCCTCGCCGGCGGCGAGCCCGGCGCACGCCAGGCCCAGATGCCCACGCGCCTCGACGGTGACGGCACGGGTGACGCCCGACTGCACCTCGACGCCGCCGCCACCGGGCTGCTCACCGACGCGGACGTGCTCTTCCCCGTCTTCCTGGATCCGACGATGACCAGCGGCAAGCAGGCCTGGGCCACCGTCTATTCGCAGCACCCGAACACCAACACCTACAACGGCACCAACTTCAACTCCGGGACGACGGACGCCCGGGTGGGCTACGACAAGGACACCCCGCTGCGCGCCCGCTCGTTCTGGCGCATGGGCTACGACACCAAGATCAAGGGTGCGACGGTTACCGCCGCCAGCTTCAAGGTGCTGAACAACCACTCGTGGCAGTGCACGGCCCGGGAGATGCAGCTGTGGCGCACCGGCGCCATCTCCAGCGGCAGCACCTGGAACAAGCAACCGGCGTGGGTGGAGGAGGAGTCCCGGCGGTCCTTCGCCTACGGTTACGGCAGTAACTGCGCCGACGACTACGTCAGCTTCGACGTGAAGAAGGGCGCCCAGGCCGCTGCCAACGGCGGCTGGTCGAACCTCACCCTCGGCATGCGCGCCACCAGCGAGTCCGACACGATCACCTGGCGCAAGTTCCAGGTCAGCTCCGCGGTGTTGAGCGTCACCTACAACCGGCCGCCCAACGAGCCGGTCGACGGGGCCACCTCCCCCGGCGGCCTCTGCGTTCCCGGGCCCGGCGCGGGCGTGACGGTGGCGAAGACCAACGTCGTGCTCTCCGCGAGGTCCTCCGACGCCGACGGCAACCTCAAGAGCCTGCGCTTCCGGTTCTGGAAGAACGGCGCGGCTGTTCCGGCGGGCACCGTGGTCCCGACCACGAGCGACGGCAAGGCCAGCCTGACGATCCCCGCGGGCAACCTGGAGGACAAGGCGGTCTACTCCTGGGAGGTGAGCGCCGAGGACGCGACCGGCGCCTCGTCCTCCTTCTTCCCACCCGGCAACGAGCCGTGCCGCCTCACCATCGACGCCTCCGCGCCGCCGGCGCCGGACGTCACCAGCGACGTCTTCAAGCGGGCCACCCCGGACGGCGCGACGTGGGCGACGATCAAGTTCGGCGAGACCGGTCCCATCACGTTCAGCGCTTCCGGCGCCGCGAGCTTCACGTACTCGTTCGAGAGCATCGGCGCCGTGGCCGTCCCGGCCACCAACGGCACGGCCACCGTGCCCAACCTGGCACCCCGGCACGCCGGGCCCACCACCCTGCACGTGTACGCGTTCGACACCGTCGGTAACCGCAGCGCCCGCACCGACTACACGTTCTACGTGCCGCCCCGCTCGACGGCCGACGGCCCGGGTGACACGGGCGGTGACGGTATTCCCGACCTGCTCCTCGTGGACTCCTCGGGCAACCTGCGCAACTACGCCGGCGACACGGGCGGCGAGTTGTACGCCTGGCTCGTCGGCTCCTACACCGCCGACGGCAGGCTCAACCCCACAGGTCACTGGTTCGACCCGGCCACCGGCAAGGCAGCCCTGCTCACCAAGTACGCCGACGTCTATCCCGGCGACGGCACTACCGACATGTTCGCCCGTACCCCCGACGGTGGGTTCTGGATCTACCCGGGCGACGGGTACGGCACCTTCGACGTCGACCGCCGCCTGCGGGTCCTCCTGCCGCCCACCGGCGTCGGTGGGACCGCCATACCGGCACCCTCGACCTGGACCCAGATCAAGGCGGTCGGTGACATCACCGGCGACAAGCTTCCGGACCTGATCCTGCGAGCCGGAACCGCGTTCTGGACGCTGAGCGGCTACACCGGTGGCAGCTTCCAGGAGGCGACCCTGATGGAGGGCACCGCCTGGGCCCGCCGCGAGATCGTCAACGTGGCGGACATCGACCTGGACGGCACGCCGGACATGCTCTGGCGCAACATGGACAACGGCAACATGTACGTCCGGCACGGCAAACCCGGCTCACTCCCGGGCAGCGTGAACCTGGACTCGCTCAAGTCGGCCGCCGGCTCCCGCAGCGGCGACGTCTCGTACGGGACGGGCTGGTCCGAGGCCAACATCAGCGCGATGATCAGCATCCCGGACGTCAGCGGAGACCGGGTGCCGGACTTCTGGACCCGGTCCGGCACCGACGGCATGATGCGGATCTACCACCCGTCCAAGACCGACACCGGCGGGCCGGTGAAGGTCGTCCTGGGCGACGACTGGCGCGGGGTCAAGTCCTTCGGCTGAGCCGCCGCGTCGCGCGGCAACGGGCTCGAGTGACTGGTTCACTCGGGCCCGTTGCCGTGTGCTGGCGCCTCAATGCATGCGGCTTGCGCGCAGATCTTGGACAGTTTCCGTCACGACCGAACGGAAAGTTTCCAAGATCTGCGGGCCCGCGCCCGACTCGTCGTGGTGCGGTGCCGCACGACGGCCAGCCGGACCGCTGCGCCGACGCAGAGCACGGCCAGTAGGGACAGCAGCACCAGAGCTGGGTTGACCCAGGCGGGCACCAGGTCGTGGGTGGCGTTGCATCGGTCGTGGAGGGGGAACCATCGCGTCGACTCACGCCAGTGGGCTGCGCGGTAGGCGCTGTCGTAGCTGACGCCGGCCTGTCGGCAGGACTCCTCCGAGTTCATGGAGGAACCCGCGAACGCCCCGACGAACCAGGTGACGGCGGTGGCGACGACCGAGAGCGCGGCCGTCGCGGCGAACCAGCCCGGAGTCTTCCAGCGGCCGGTGAGCAGAGGCCGACCCCAGAACCAGAGCACGATCAGGAGGGGTACGGCGAGACAGAGCGCGGTCATCGTGTGGGCTGGCTGACCACCGTGAACTCGACGAAGGCGGTCCAGGCCGAAGGGGTAAAGGTCAGCACCGGCCCCTGCCGGTCCTTGCTGTCGCGTACGCCGACCGTCTCGGCGAAGCCCGCCACCTCGACGCAGTCGCCCTCGCCGCCGGACCGGGTCGAGGTGCGCCAGACTCCGTCACGCTCCATCGGTCATCTCCTTCGCTATGGCCACGATCAGCTCACGGGACTCGTCGGCGCTGAGCGCCCGCTCACTGAGCGAACGCCACGCGTCGTCGTAGATCTCGATTTCGTGGGTCTTGTCAAGGTAGACCGCGCCGCACGGCCCGTCCATGTAGATGGTGGTCGGCTCCGGGGAGCGCACCTCGGACGGGAAGTCGAGCATGGTGAAGGTGCCGGCCTGCGCCCAGCGCACCAGCCCGGCACCGAACGGCAGCACCCGGATGCCGGTCTGGATTCTGCCGCGAAAGATTGCGTTGGGCCAGCAGTGGAACGACCATCGTGGACAGCCAGGACAAGAGATCGGGTCGGTCACCTTCGGGAGTGTTATACCTCAGAGTCATATTTATGACTGTGCGGTATAGCGCTCGTCGGGAGGTCGCCGCTCGGACGGGAGAACCATGGGCTCTGCCGACGATCTACCGCTGCCGCCCCACGTCACCACGGAGGACGTCGTGTTGGCGCTGAGGGCGGTCACCGTGCACACCCCCGAGCGGCCCGACGGTACGCGCTGCCGCAAGGACGAGGCAGCACACCCGTGCCCTCTGCACCGCTGGGGCCGTCGCGTCCTGCAGCGGCGCGGCCTGACCGCTGAGCAGGTGCAGACGTTGATCGCTGGAGGAACGGTGGCGTTGCGTTGAGTGCGCCGCGGTGGATCATCCACCTCCCGACCACGCTGACCAGCCTCGACGAGGTGACCGCGCTGGCCGTGGCGCTCCGCGACTCGCTCGGTCACCTCGCCGTCGTCGACTTCGGTGAGATCACGCTCAGCGAGGAGGACGCGCAGTTCCTGCGTACCCGAGTGTTCTGTGACGCCCGGCTCGGCGATGCCGGTCGTTGCCGGCGGCGCGACGCCCACGACGGATCCTGCGCTGCGGCGATCGACTCGGCTTCATGAAAGTCGGGGTGTCCGCAGTCCGCGGACACCCCGACCTCACTGAAACTGTGGTGATAAAACGGCGAGCTAGCCGCCGTTGACGACGAACTGCGAGCCCGGCTGGATGACGATGTTGCCGTCGGCCGAGTTGGTGATTGTCACGTTCGTCAGGTTGGCGTTACCGCGCGCGCCGCTCATCGCGAGGATGCCGGCGCCGTTGGTGGACTTGTCGATCCGCACGTTGGTGATGGCGACGTTCGGCATGTTGCCGCCGCCGTTCTTGAACTGAATGCCGTCGAACGTGGAGTCGATGATGTCGGTGTCCCGGATCGTGACGCCCACGATGTCCCGGGTGGAGGGGAAGAGGGTGATGGCACCGAACTCCTGGTCCTCGTTCCAGAACGCGCCACCGGTGCGGTAGAGCCCGTTGTTGGCGATCAACGTCGTGCCGGAGAACGGCAGCGGGTCGTGGTCGGTCGCCAGCATGATGCCCGGGTAGTTCGCGGTGTCGTAGATCAGGTTGTTCTCGATCGAGTTGTCGTAGCCGCCGTAGATCGCGATGCCGTTCGCCCGCCAGGGCAGTTGGATGGTGTTGTTGACGAAGTGGTTGTCGTGGGCGATGTCGACGGTGCGGTCCTTGACGTACGGGTTGGCCCAGACGGCGAGCGCGTCGTCACCGGTGGTGCGGAACGACGAGTTGAACACCCGCGAGTTGCGCGTGCCGTTGCTGAAGTTGATGCCGTCGGCGTACGTGTTGCGGATCCGCATGCCGGTGAACTCCAGCCCGTCGGCCGGCCCCCACAGGTCGGGGATGTTGTCGTAGTCCCGGCCCACCCAGGCACCCACGTTGGCGTGCTCGATCCAGACGTTGCTGATCTTGGTGCCGGTGCCGAAGCGACCGTTCAGCCCCACGCCACCCTCGGCGTTGCCGTCACCACCGCGGATCCGGCCGGAGCCGAAGATGGCGATGTCGGAGATCTGGGTGTTCTTGTCGATGTCGAAGCCGAAGTTGCCCTCGTGCGGGTGGTTGATGCCACCCGCGTTCTGCGGCTCGGTCAGCGTGTACAGCTGCGAGTGCCACATGCCGGCGCCCCGGATCGTGACGTTGCTGATGCCGACCTGGTTGTGCATGCCCCGGTTCAGCGGGTCGTCGGTCAGGATCTTCTGCTCCTGCCGCCACTGCCCGGCGGGGATCCAGACGCAGCCGATGACACCGTTCTGGTCGTCGGTCACCGCCCGTTGGATCGCGGCGGTGTCGTCGAGCCCGTCGTTCGGGACCGCACCGTACGACGTGATCGAGGTGCAGCCGGCCGGCTGGCTCGCCGGGGGCGCCACCTGCTCCAGGTCGATCGTGTCGATGACGTAGAACGAGGCGGTGTCACCCGAGTCGCGCTGCAACTTGAACCGGGTGCCGACCGGGTACGACTGCGCCAGCAGCGCGTTCGACTCGTCGAAGAGCCGCCGGGCGTCGGCCTGCGGGGTGTTGGTCAGCGCCTCCGGCCCGTCGGTGTTGCCGTAGAGCCAGCTGTGCTTCGACGACAGGGTCAACTTCCGGGAGAAGACGTCGTTGACGTACAGGCTGATGGTCGCCTCGATGCCGCCGCCACCGGGGGCGTCCGGGATGGAGTTGCGCACCACGATGGAGTTGGCCTGGTTGGCCGAGGTGAACTCCACGAACTGACCGGTGCTGGTGAGCCGTACCGACTTGCGACCCGAGGACTCGCTCGCGAAGTTGGTGTGGCCGAAGGTCCGCAGCGGGTCGGTCTCCAGCAGCGTGCCCGAGTAGCGACCGGCCTCCGCCTCGTAGGAGACGTACGGGACGGCCGCCCCGCGCCCGACCACTATCGACTGGCTGAACGCGTTGTTGGTCTCGTTGGTCTCGGCGACCACGTTGGTGGCGTCAGCGGTCGCGGTGAGGGTGGCACCGCCGCTGGTGGCGGTCCAACTGCCGCTGACGGCCACGGTGACGGTCGCGCCGGCCGCGATCGAGGCGGTGTTGGTGTTGAGTGTGGTGCTGCCCGCCACCAGCCGGGTGACGGTGGTCGCGCCGGTCGCTGCGGTGCCCCGGTTGCGGACCGCCACGGTGAAGGTGACGGCCGCCCCGACCGCCGGGTTCGGCGGGTTCGAGGCGATGCTGAGCACCTGAAGGTCCGGGCCCGGGGCCTGCGTCACCACGAGAGGCGACGCCGCGGTGAAGCTGTTGTTGCCGTTGTTCTGCTCGACGATCGTGTTCGTCGGGTCGACCACCGCTGAGACGGCGTAGCTGCCCATCGGCCGCGTACCGGCGTTGACCGACACGGTGGTCGAGGCGCCGGCGGCGAGCGCGCCCACCGTGGCGCTGCCGACGACCGCGCCGGCCAGGCTGACGTTGACAGTCGTCGCCCCGGCGGACGCCGAGCCGATGTTCTGCACCACCGCCGACAGGGTGACCGCGCTGACCTCGCTCGGCGACGAGGGTGACCAGGTCACCGAGCTGACCACCAGGTCCGGGTTGGGGGCCGGCGTGCCGCACACCTCAAGCTCCGCGACCTGGCCGGACGGCGCGCCGGTGTTGCCGGTGAACCGCAACTGCACGTCCGCCGTGGTCGCGCTGACCGGGATCGTCACCAGGTTGGTGCCCTGCACGAACTGGTAGGCCGCCGCCGACACCAGACTGGTGTACGACGACGACGCCTGGTCGCGACCGAGGACCTGGATGGTCTGGGTACGGGTGCCCCAGGCCGAATCCGGGTTGAGTTTGACGGTGACACCGGAGATCGAGTGGTTCGCGCCCAGCGCCACTGTCAGGTTCTGCGGGTAGCTCGCCGCGCCCTCCCAG
Coding sequences within:
- a CDS encoding DNRLRE domain-containing protein — protein: MTVPRLLSPFVRTRTRLILTMGVLLAALVAIPLPTPWADQPRDSVLAPTPPAPRDEATAMADALRTGTDVLVETATSATSLTWALPSGHLRTTTHATPQRTKNPAGQWVAVDNTLTRNGTAADGLTIRPVNAFTPMRFSGGSAPDQRDDASTVLTEMDVQGHTIAYTWPGRLPKPVLDGPRALYPEVRPGVDLLLVARDDGGFAQLLIVKNRAAATIQAVSTLTYGLRSDSVVFRRDATTGGVQALDKVSGDEVSSIPSPFAWDSAGRDPEAPASAPRTAVATPADVLKLSGLAGGEPGARQAQMPTRLDGDGTGDARLHLDAAATGLLTDADVLFPVFLDPTMTSGKQAWATVYSQHPNTNTYNGTNFNSGTTDARVGYDKDTPLRARSFWRMGYDTKIKGATVTAASFKVLNNHSWQCTAREMQLWRTGAISSGSTWNKQPAWVEEESRRSFAYGYGSNCADDYVSFDVKKGAQAAANGGWSNLTLGMRATSESDTITWRKFQVSSAVLSVTYNRPPNEPVDGATSPGGLCVPGPGAGVTVAKTNVVLSARSSDADGNLKSLRFRFWKNGAAVPAGTVVPTTSDGKASLTIPAGNLEDKAVYSWEVSAEDATGASSSFFPPGNEPCRLTIDASAPPAPDVTSDVFKRATPDGATWATIKFGETGPITFSASGAASFTYSFESIGAVAVPATNGTATVPNLAPRHAGPTTLHVYAFDTVGNRSARTDYTFYVPPRSTADGPGDTGGDGIPDLLLVDSSGNLRNYAGDTGGELYAWLVGSYTADGRLNPTGHWFDPATGKAALLTKYADVYPGDGTTDMFARTPDGGFWIYPGDGYGTFDVDRRLRVLLPPTGVGGTAIPAPSTWTQIKAVGDITGDKLPDLILRAGTAFWTLSGYTGGSFQEATLMEGTAWARREIVNVADIDLDGTPDMLWRNMDNGNMYVRHGKPGSLPGSVNLDSLKSAAGSRSGDVSYGTGWSEANISAMISIPDVSGDRVPDFWTRSGTDGMMRIYHPSKTDTGGPVKVVLGDDWRGVKSFG
- a CDS encoding DUF397 domain-containing protein: MERDGVWRTSTRSGGEGDCVEVAGFAETVGVRDSKDRQGPVLTFTPSAWTAFVEFTVVSQPTR
- a CDS encoding CARDB domain-containing protein, which encodes MVAATAAATLIATAGATAVANPAVAARPADTVAAPSSGFAPAATNLAQGRPTQESGHADVYDSSKVVDGNAGSYWESVNNAFPQWVQVDLGAAQSVNQVVLKLPTNGWATRTQTLSVRGSTNGSSFIDLVGSQTYTFNPASASTVTINFSATSTRYVRITVTANSGWPAGQLSELEVYGSGGTTPDTTAPSVPGNLSYTQSGTTISLNWVASTDNAGGSGIAGYDVYRNGAFLQSVGNVTTFNDTQPATATVSYYVRARDGAGNLSGTSNTVTRTGSNPPACTNVAQGKSMTASGSTFSFTPDKANDGQLGTYWEGAASYPQNLTVALGANHSISGVTVKLNPDSAWGTRTQTIQVLGRDQASSSYTSLVSAAAYQFVQGTNLVTIPVSATTADVQLRFTGNTGAPSGQVAELEVCGTPAPNPDLVVSSVTWSPSSPSEVSAVTLSAVVQNIGSASAGATTVNVSLAGAVVGSATVGALAAGASTTVSVNAGTRPMGSYAVSAVVDPTNTIVEQNNGNNSFTAASPLVVTQAPGPDLQVLSIASNPPNPAVGAAVTFTVAVRNRGTAATGATTVTRLVAGSTTLNTNTASIAAGATVTVAVSGSWTATSGGATLTATADATNVVAETNETNNAFSQSIVVGRGAAVPYVSYEAEAGRYSGTLLETDPLRTFGHTNFASESSGRKSVRLTSTGQFVEFTSANQANSIVVRNSIPDAPGGGGIEATISLYVNDVFSRKLTLSSKHSWLYGNTDGPEALTNTPQADARRLFDESNALLAQSYPVGTRFKLQRDSGDTASFYVIDTIDLEQVAPPASQPAGCTSITSYGAVPNDGLDDTAAIQRAVTDDQNGVIGCVWIPAGQWRQEQKILTDDPLNRGMHNQVGISNVTIRGAGMWHSQLYTLTEPQNAGGINHPHEGNFGFDIDKNTQISDIAIFGSGRIRGGDGNAEGGVGLNGRFGTGTKISNVWIEHANVGAWVGRDYDNIPDLWGPADGLEFTGMRIRNTYADGINFSNGTRNSRVFNSSFRTTGDDALAVWANPYVKDRTVDIAHDNHFVNNTIQLPWRANGIAIYGGYDNSIENNLIYDTANYPGIMLATDHDPLPFSGTTLIANNGLYRTGGAFWNEDQEFGAITLFPSTRDIVGVTIRDTDIIDSTFDGIQFKNGGGNMPNVAITNVRIDKSTNGAGILAMSGARGNANLTNVTITNSADGNIVIQPGSQFVVNGG